AACGGCCAAAAATTGTTACATGTATTTAACGGAAATGCAAATCTCATTACATTCGGAAAAAAATATTTCGCTGGAATTTATATTATTTAAGCAATTTCTTCTTAGTACTACGGATGGGTATATTTTTACAGGAGCAACACAATCAACTGATGGAGATATAACAGGGAATAAAGGTGGGCAGGATGTCTGGGTTGTTAAGGTCAATTTTAACGGAAATATAGAATGGCTAAAATGCTATGGTGGTACCTATAATGAGGTTGCTTACGCAATACATGCCGCCATTAAAAATGGCTATTTCATCTCCGGAATAACTACATCACTGGATGGAGATGTTACTGATCACCATAACAGCGAAAATAATGAAGCGGATGAATGGGTAATTAGAATAGATACTTCAGGAAATTTACTGTGGGAAAATGCATTAGGAGGTGCAAACTATGACATTGCTTATGATGCAGAGGCAACCTCTGATGGCGGATGTATAGTATCAGGTGTTAGCTCTTCTTTGAGTGGCGATATTAGATTTAATAAAGGGGGCGAGGATGCCCTGCTGATTAAACTGGATAGTGCTGGAATGTACAATGGAGTAAAAACCTGGGAGGATCTAAAGATGATGTAGGGAATCCAGTTAAGCAAGTTCGCGATGGTGGATATATCGTAGCTATAACCACTGAAAGCAATGATGGCGAAGTGATTAATGCTCATGGAATGAGCGATATCTGGGTGGTGAAGCTCAACAAGCGCGGGAACATAGAGCAAAGCCTTACATTAGGAGGTAGTGACTATGATGAGGCAAACTGCATCCAGCAAACTTATGATGGAGGATTTGTGGTATGCGGTGGAACGTCTTCAACAGATGGAGATATTAAAAAAAACAGGGGCCTGCATGATTTTTGGATAGTGCGCCTTGAGCCTTCAGTAATTGATTCTGCTGATTCAGCAGATAATAAAATAATTTTTCGTGCGAGGAAAGCTGAAAGCATTACAGAAAATTTGCTCTCAATATTTCCTTCAATTACAACAGGCACATTTGAAATCAATCTGCAAACCTCTAACACCATTCACCAAGTAAACATCGAAATCTTCAATGCTTTCGGTCAATTAGTTCAAAGCCAACTAACAACTTTAACAAGTGGTATCATTCAGACCGAAATCACCCTCGATGCCGCTTTACCGAGAGGTCTATATTTCGTGAAAACGAGGTGTGCGATGCGGTTGGTAAAATAGTGCTGCAGTGAAAGTTCAGAATTCGAAATAGCACGTAACCAAAGCAGAAATGAATTTTTGCCATTGATTTCTATGACACTTCAAAGCATTTTGGTGAAAATTTACTCCCAAACCGTGTCTCCACCAGATTGCCTTTGCGGGTATGCGTGGGACACGGCGATGTTGAACATCGTATCTTTCATTAATGTCTGTAAAAACAAGACATAATTTCAGGGGGAAATGTATTTCTGCACTTTCACCTGTTATAATTGAATAAACCTTTTTGAGATCACCCGGTCGCATGGCGAGGTGTATAAGTGGTTCAGTATTGCTCAGAGCAAGAGGTATAAGATTATCGCATATTTCATCATGCCTAATCATTTGCACTTTATAATAGCTGCTCCACAGACTAGTGCAAACCTCATACGCTGATGAGCAATGGAAAGCGTTTTATCGCTTATGAAATAGTAAGCAGGTTGAAGAAGAGTCACTGCCACGAAATCATTGCTAACTTCTTACAACCGCCGTGTCCTACGCTCACCCGCCAAATCTTCGAGTGGAGACACGGCTGGGGGGGAAGAAAGTAAAAATAGATAATGATAAAGAATGAAGAATAAAAATTTTATAGCAATTAACAGTAATTATGAGGTCACAACCAGCAGCTATCAGTAACTGACGTTGACTGTTATATTTTTTAATTGCTGACTACTGATCTCTGAAAACTGATAGCTTTTGATTATCTGATAATATTCAATTTTGATAAAAGCTGCTAAAGCCTGACCGCTGATAGCTTGTAGCTATTGTACTAACGACCCATTCAGCATCTGCAAATTTGTTTCAGCAGATTTTACTGCGTATAAAGAGGTTATATATGCAGCACTTACATCATCATACGATCTGTGTGCCTGCTGCAATTCGATTTGAGTAATCGCATACAACTTAAATTCTTCCAGGGCAATGCGCAGGTTTTCCTCAGCCAATTGAAGGTTTTGCTTAAGCACCATCATCTGTTGTAATGCCGTTTTATATTTATGATAAGCAATACTCACAGATGCCTCGGTATTGCTTACCGCCTGTTCATAGTTAATCCGGGCATTTTCTATATTTATTTTGGAAACCTCAACAAGGTTACGGGTTCTGAAGCCATCAAAGAGGTTCCAGCCAAGTGTAACTCCTGCATTCCAGCCGAGATTTTGATTGAGTAAAAAAAAGCTTGCTGAAGAAGAAGAATTGTTGAAGCCATAACCCCCTATAACACTTAGCTGCGGAAAATAAAGTGATTTGTTTTGCTGCAAAATCGCCGTTTGAATATTTACATTTCTGCTTGCTTCCAGCAAAAAGGGATTATGCTCTGTTAGAAATTGGCGGGTAGTATCTGCAGTCCCTGAAGTAACCGGGATACTGTCACCTACCTCAAAATCTAAATCCGGGCTGCGTTGTAAAAGATGGTTAAGGTTTGTCTTTGCATCGAGCAAGGAATTTAGCTGGGCATAATATTGAGCTTCTTCTGTATTACGATCAATCTGCGATTGAAATATTTGCTGCTGGGTTCCTTTACCATGCAACTTCAGATTCTGCGATGTAATTAATTGAACATCATAATACTTCAGGCTGCTGTCTATCTGTACCAGTAACTGCTTTTGCTGAACTACATTATAATAAGCATTTATAATGGTTGCCATTAAATTTTGAATATCGTCCTTGCTGATCAGGCGGGACTGATCTTCCTGCAATCTTAAAAGTTTTGCCGTTGCAAACATTCTTCCGCCATCAAACAAAGTCCATGAAACCGCGGCGCTTATATTCCGCGTATTTGTAGTAGCATTATTGTGATTTAGCTCTGTTCCGTTCGAGTACTGCTGCTTAATCGTTTGGTCGCTGTACAGTATGTTGCTGTTGACATTGAGCTGTGGAAGAAAACCTGCATTGCCCGGAGAATTGCGGATGGACGAAGCTTCAACATTATTGCTGTCAATAATAAGCTGAAAATTTTGCCGCAGTCCGATAACAATAGCGTCATCAACAGACAAATAAGGTATCGTTTGAGCATTTACACCTGACCAGATAAAACACACCAACAGATACACAAATAATTTATGCTTCAACAGGTTCTTCAACATGTTTTACTGTAGCCGGAGCGACCACTTTTTTTGTTCGTGATAAATAACTGTACATAGCCGGAATAACCAGGAGGGTAAATACCAGTGAAATAAATAAGCCACCCATAACTACAATGCCCATTCCCATCCGGCTGGTAGCTCCGGAACCAAGAGCCGCCGCTATAGGTAACGCTCCGAATATAGTTGCCAGGGTTGTCATCATGATGGGTCGCAGCCGCATCACTGAAGCCTGGCGTATGGCATTCATCTTGTTTAATCCTTTCTCTCGTAGCTGATTTGCAAATTCAACAATCAGTATTCCGTTTTTTGTAACCAAACCTATAAGCATGATCATCCCAATTTCACTGAAGATATTCAGCGTTTGATTAAAGTACCACAAAGATAACAGGGCACCCGCTACGGCAAGAGGTACCGTGAACATAATAATCAGCGGATCGACAAAACTTTCAAACTGAGCTGCTAATACGAGATACACTAAGATGAGTGCCAGCATAAATGTAAAGGCAAGGTTAGAAGAGCTTTCGGCATAGTCCCTGGCAGGACCTGTAAGAGCTGTTGAATAGCTTTTATCCAAAACCTGGGAAGAAATTTTATTCATCTCTTTTATACCATCACCGATCGTTTTACCCGGAATTAATCCAGCAGAAATGGTAGCAGAAACATACCTGTTGTAATGATATATAGCGGGCGGGCTACTCTCCTCTTTTACATCCACTACATTATCGAGCTGAATAAGCTGACCATTATTATTTCGTACATAAAGTGATTTTAGGTCCACCGGCTGATCGCGGTTTTCGCGCGGTACCTGGCCTATTACCTGGTACTGATTATTATTCTTTTCAAAGTATCCGAACAAAAGACTGCTGTATGCGAGCTGCATCGTTTGCGCTACATCGCTTACTGCAACGCCAAGGCTGGCAGCCCGGGCGCGGTCTATGGTAATATCCAATTGCGGCTTGTTGAATTTCAAATTCACATCGGTGCCCTGGAAAATCGGATTGCTTTGCACTGCCTGCAAAAATTTCGGAACAGATTCCTTTAACTTGTCAAAGTTAGGCGCTTGTATAACAAACTGCACGGGCAATCCCGATGAGCGGCCAACCTGTATCGTTTGCTGCTGCACACTGAATACTTTAGCATTATTCAGCTTGCCAAGCTTTGACTGTAAGTAATTCGAGATCTGGTCCTGCGTGCGGCTGCGCTGATCAGGGCTTACAAATCCAATCCGGCCTGCTGCACTGTTAACCGCGCTATTCCCTGTAAAACCTGGCGCTACAATGGTGAGCAATATTTGTTTTTCAGAAACAGAATCATTTATAAACTGCGTAACCTGATCCATATAGTGTTCCATCGATTCATAAGAAGAGCCTTCCGGTGCCGTAACGCTTAACCGCACGTAGCTGCGATCATCAAGAGGCGCCAGTTCAGAAGGCAGATAATAAAAAAATCCTGCTGCAATAGCTAAAGCAACGGCTGTAATTACTAAAGCCATCCAACGCATCTTTAAAAAGCTTCTCAATATTCTTTCATAGGTACTGTTCATACTTTCAAAGAAGGGTTCTGTTTTACGATAAAACCAGGAATGTTTGCGGCTTTTTTTTACCAGGTAAGCATTTAGCATTGGTGTAAGTGAAAGCGAAACGAAAGCCGAGATGACTACCGCTCCCGCGAGCACGACACCAAATTCCCGGAATAGCCGCCCTACAAAACCTTCGAGGAAAATTACCGGCATAAAGACCACTACCAATGTAAGAGAGGTGGAGAGCACGGCAAACAGAATCTCATTGCTTCCTTCGATGGCGGCCTCAATGGGCTTCATGCCTTTTTCAATCCGTTTAAATATATTTTCTGTTACCACAATGCCATCGTCTACCACCAGACCGGTTGCGAGCACAATGGCTAAAAGGGTAAGGATATTTATTGAAAAATCCATTACCCACATAATAAAGAACGCACCAATAAGTGAAACCGGAATATCAATCAAGGGACGAAATGCTATGATCCATTCGCGGAAGAAAAGAAAGATAATAAGGATCACCAGCACCAATGCAATGGCAATTGTCTCGCTTACTTCACTTACTGAATTACGTATGAACTGCGTATTATCCAGCGCCACATTCACTTCCAGATCCTTAGGTAACTCCTGCTTTAGCTGACCCATGCGCTTATAAAACTCATTGGAGATGTCAATATAGTTGGCGCCCGGCTGAGGGACCAGTGCTAATCCCACCATGGGGATGCCCGATTGTTTCAGGATGGTTTCTTCATTCTCAGCGCCAAGTTCAGCGTGCCCTACATCTGTAAGCTTAACTGTTTGCGTCCCGTTAGTCTTTAGTATCAGGTTCTCGAAGTCATTTGTGGAAAGCAGTTGCCCGTGTGTGTTTACATTCAGTTCTGTGTGATACCCTTCTATTTTCCCGCCAGGCAAATCCACATTTTGTTTGTGTAATGCATTTTGTACATCCAAAAGTGTTAAGCCGTATGCTGCCAGCTTATTGGGATCTAGCCAGAGACGCATCGCGTACCGCTTTTGTCCCCAGATCTGTATGCTGCTCACACCGGGTATGGTTTGAAGCCGCTCTGCAATCACATTTTCAGCATAATCGCTTAAATCAAGGATGTTACGGGTGTCACTTTGTACCGTAAGAGTTAAAATGGCATCGGCATTGGCATCTGCTTTTGTTACAGATGGTAAGCCATCTATATCTTGGGGCAGTACCCTTACGGTTTGAGAAACTTTATCCCTAACATCATTCGCAGCTGTTTCCAGGTCAGCACCCAAATTAAATTCTACGTTGATGATGCTGGATCCCTGTGAACTGGTGGAAGAAATGCTCCGGATGCCCTGGATGCCGTTAATCGCTTTTTCCAGCGGCTCCGTAATCTGTGATTCTATCACCGCTGCATTTGCTCCTTTATAGTTGGTATTCACCGTAATCATCGGCGGATCAATGGCTGGAAATTCCCGCACGCCAAGAGATTTAAATCCTATAATTCCAAAAATGACGATCACCAGCGACATTACTATCGCGAGCACCGGACGATGGATACTTAATGTGGGTAGGCTCATACGCTACTGCACCTTCTTTAATTTAACTTTCATCTTATTTTTCAAAAATAAGATGCCTGAAGTAATTACGGTATCGCGGGGATGGAGACCGCTTGTGATTTGTACAGCCGTATCATTTCGTATCCCAATCTGCACCGGCACGCTAAAGGCAGTATCCATTCTTGCCACGTAGACTTGCTGTCCGTTTAACACAGGGATTAATGCCTGTGTTGGAATCAGGATCGCCTCAGGATCCGTTCCAAGGTCAAGCGTTATGTTAGCAAAGCTTCCCGGCATAAGCGAGCCATCATTATCACACAATGCACGAACGGTAAGCGTCCGCGTATCGGTATTGATGCCCGGATTTATTACATACACTTTTCCACTATATTGTTTGGTGCTGCCCTGAATCGTAAATGTCAGACGGGTACCTACTTTTATTTGCGGGGCAAACTTTTCAGGCAAATCAAACTGCACTTTAATCGGATTAAGCTGGTATAACGTTGCAATCACCGTAGTGGTGCTTACAAAAGCGCCGGAGCTTACATAGCGCACTCCTATTACACCGTTAAATGGTGCCCGTATTTCACTGTTATCCAGCTCAGCCTTCGTGAAATTGATATCTGCCTGTGCAGATTTAACGCTCAAGCTGGTAGCATTGTACTCATCTTCATTTACGGCATTCAGCTTATAAAGCTGTTCTTCACGTGCAAGGTTGTTTTGAGCTACTTCCAGGGTAGCTTTCTGCTTCTCTAATGTTGCCTGCAGGTTCGCATTGTTCAGCTTTACCAGAAGGTCGCCTTTATGCACTATGTCGCCTTCTTTAAAATAGATCCCGGTTATCATACCATTGAGCTGTGGCTGCAGGTTCACCGACTCGTTCGCTTCCAGTGATCCGCTCACTAATGCAATATTATTCATTACCTGCGGCCTTACCACAAGCGCATCTACTGCCTGAACCGCGGACTTTTTAGGCCCCGAAGCAGGATCTGTTGTTGTGCTTTTCAGAAAAAGAACTTTGATAAGGACCAATCCTATAATAATTGCCACTACCCAGATAAGCCCCCGGTATCTTTTCATTTGTGTCAGGAATATTGTTTCGAATTAATTTTAGATACTTTTTTTCGCCTCACATTTATTATCAAATCCCTGGAGGGCAAAGCTTTTAAATTTAAATACATCTGCTGCAGTACGTTCATAAATATACCCCAGTCACCCTTGCTTACCTGGCTGCTACAATATTCATTTAGTTCTTTTACCGCTCCGTGGATTTCCTTCATTCTGCGGGCTGCCTTTTCTGTTAACCGTATGCGATGTTTCCTTTTATCATTTTTATCCGATTCTCTTATCACATAGCCGTGGCTGGTAAGATAATTAAGGATGCGCACCATAGCGGCCTTATCTACTCCTAACTGGTCTGCAATCTCCTGCTGCGAGCTGCGCGGGTATTCATTCTCAATCATGATCAGGGCGCTGAAGTACCGCTCAATATCCAGTTGATCCAGCTTGCTGTTTAATGCGCCCAAATAGAGGTGAGCATTTCGCCATAGCAAACGGGCAACAGGTAATTGGTTTGGGGTCATTAATTGTTGAAGTTAAATTAGTTGATTGCAACAACTAACAGTAAATGCTTTAAATGGACCTTTTGTTCAAAAAAAGTTGTTTTTTATTTCACCGCTGTGGTGAGTTACCTCTTAAAGCGAATATCTTTTTTAATTTTCTCAATGTCTTTTTTGAGCTGCTGTAAACTGGAAGCAAGACCCTGGTCTTTCGGTTCAAATTCAGCAGTAAAGTAATATTCCATTATAAAAATCTCAATAACTTCTTTTACAGATATTTTCTGCGGAGGATAAGCAGCATTATCGTATTCCAGAACAATTTTTTTATCATCACCGGTAAAAGAAATGCGATGAATTATAGTATCTTGATTTTTACTTCGAAGCAAAACCACATAGATTTTTTTCTCTACAATCTCTTCTGGTAAAATTTTTCTGCAAATAATCCAGCTATTCCAATTAAGGGTGGGTTTCATGAAATCATCCGCTACCTGTACCATAACATATTCTCCGCTTCGGTGTATAATTTCTGATATGGTGAAAGAGGGAAAACTTTTATAGAATTCGTTGTCTTGTTTTGTTAGCCATTGCGATACTGCCTTTGCATTTAGAACATAAATTTGTGATGCAGTTTCATATTTTTCAGAATCTTCCAGTACTAATTGATCGCTGGTTGTTGGAAAAGATTCGAAAGGTTTCCCCTTACCTGTAAGAAGCCAATTAGCATTTAGGTCTTCAAACCTGTTTGTAAGATCGGAAATAATTTCAAAGGAGGGATTATTTTTTGGATCACGAATTAATCGCTGGAGTTTCTCTGAATGACTATAGCCCAGCGCTCGTGATAATTCGTGGATATTCTTATACCCCTTTTTGCGCATCACCAATAATAATCTTTCCGAAAAACTTATTTTCAAATATGTTTGTATATTAAAAACTTGTTTGTATAATTGTTCTATACTGTTTAGATCATCATAGTTGAGTTTTCCAAATTAAATAAACGTAGTTATTTATTCCTTTAAATTATTTTGTATGAATTGGCTACATAAAATCAATTAATGATAAATTATTACTAATAAATATGATTAAATTATGCTTTATTATATATTCGTAACTACTGTATTGAAAATGTATCACTTTAAAACTTTTATATGAAAAGATATACTACCCTCGTTTTCATTCTAGTTAATTCTTATTTTTTAAACGGTCAATCCACCGATGGATTCTTTCCCATTAACCAGGACATTATGCCACCAAGCCCTAATGCGGCTTCTGTGGCAAAGGTTTCCGAAATACCGGTAAGCTTATATACTGGCATACCTGATATTTCTATTCCTTTATATGAAGCTAAAGGTAGAAGCCTCTCCGTTCCTATTTCTCTATCTTATCATGCAAGCGGACTAAAGGTGGATGAGATAGCAAGCTGGGTAGGTGCAGGGTGGGCACTAAATGCAGGGGGACAAATTACAAGAGTGATTCACGGTTTTGCGGATGAAAGCACGGGAACATATGCTGGCTTCGAATCTTTGGCATCTTCTATTCCCTTGTTCAATTTTACCGATTATCCAACAATGAAATCATATGCAGAAGGGAAATATGACGGTGAGCCCGACGAATATTTTTACAATTTCGGAGGAAAATCTGGCTCCTTTATGATAGGTAATGATGGAGTCTGGAATACAATGCCCTATGACAATATTAAAATTGAGCGTAAAAGTCTCAGTGGTTCAAAATATTTTGTAATTACTGCCGAAGACGGCATAGTATATTATTTTGGATATAGAAAAAATTCTACTTCATCGTATATTGATGGTATTGAAAGCAGCACCAATGAAAGCAGTTGCGGAGATTCCAACAATCCTACCTGGCCTACAACCTGGAATTTAACACGTATTGAATTACCTACCTCAGCAGAATTTATTGATTTTGAATATGCAGATTACGAAATGGAATACTCCACAGGAACTATGGAGACGAAATATTTTTCCATAGATGCGATGGGTGAGTTTGGGGATATTTGCACTAATCAGCAAGATTTAAATTGTACAAACAGGATGTACGTATTTGGAAAAAAGGTTTCAAGAATTAATTTTTCAAATGGTTATATTACATTTAATGATAAAAGTAATTTCATAAGAGAAGATTTAACAAATCTTGATGCAGGAAATATTGGATACCCTTTGGGGAACATTAAAATATATCTAACCAGTCAATTGGTAAAATCTTATGATCTTGACTATTCATATTATTATAAATCGAATGTTGCAACAAGATTAAAGCTATTATCCATAACCGAAAAAGGAAAAGATGTAACAGCTATTGGTCAGCCTTATAAATTTGATTATGAAGCAACAACATTGCCACCCCCTAATTACAATACGACAGATAACTCCGCTAAAGGTCAAGACCACTGGGGATTTTATAATGGCGTTACAGACAATTCAACTTTAATTCCCCCGGCATATGAGCCAATTACTCAAACTAGCTTCAGTGGTGCGGATCGTGAACCTCATTGGCCTTACACTCAAGCTGGAATTCTTACTAAAATTACTTATCCAACCCTGGGTTATACATCTTTTACTTATGAACCTAACTATTATGGTTATAATGCAAACTTATCGCTTATAAGTAATCCCATAACAGAAAATGTAACTTATAAAGCAAATGCTAAATACCCCGGGAAAAATAAAGCCGATGTAGTTGAGGACTCGAAATCTTTTACACTGGCAGCAGACACAGATTTAATTGTAACCTATAGCAGTAGCGCCTGTGATAACTGCCAGGAAATAGAGACTAGTTATAATATCCAAAATGTAAAGACATTAGAATATATAAACTTACCATCATCCGGCGGAATCATAAAGTTAAAGAAGGGAGATTATCAGTTATATGCATCAGCATTTTGTACATGTGAATCCGCTAATGCCTGGATCAGCATCGCATACGATTCAATTACTGGCTACAATAAATCTAAACAAGGTGGAGGATTACGAATTAAAACCATCGTTCAAAGTGATGGGGACGGAGACCATTCAAATGATATAATTAAGAATTATTCTTATAGTATATCAACCGAATCAGATAGACCAAGTGGTGTAAATTTCTCAACACCTGTTTATTCATATAATTACAATAAAATCAGGCCAATTCCATCCCATGGAGTTAATGAGGGTGGTGAAACTCTTTGTCAGTATCTGGTACGAACTCCCTGCAGCCAAACTGTTATGGGAACATCAAAAGGGGGTTATGTGGGTTACCAAGAAGTAAAAGTCGCCGAGGGTGATCAGACTAACAATAATGGTTGGAGTATTAATAAATATAGTATGGTGGGAGTTAATAACCCCTACTCTTATCCATTTACTCCTTTAACCAATTTAGAAAATGAAAAAGGTTTATTAATTGAAAATGCAGTATATGGTAATAATGGAAATATTTTAACAAAGCTTAAGAATGAATATTACACTGACAGGTCGAATAATCGAACCATAGTTTATGGACTGAAAATAGGTTATGTCAACGAGTGCATAGATAAGGACGGATTAGATTATGATCTTTATAAGGGGGCAACCTATAATAATATTTCTGAATGGATTTATCTTAACAAATCCACTGAAACCACTTACGATTCAGTAGATTCCACCAAATCTATTTCAAAAGTAACTCAGTACTACTATGACAATCCTGCTCACCTTCAGCCAACCAGGATTGTAACCACCCGTTCAAATGGCATTACAGAAACGCAGGTAATGAAATATCCAAAAGATTATAATGTGACCGATAGTTATTCCGGCAGTAATTCCATGTTAAAGGCTATTGCTCAAATGGATGTGCAGCATATGGACAACAACATTATTGAAAAATATAACACGATCACTAAGAATAATTACTCTGTGTTTCAGGGAGATCCGAATCTTGTCACGAACCAGGCAAATATAATTGGTGGATCTTTCACTTATTCAGCAAATAATCCGCAACAGAAAGTAATAAATCCTTTTGCAACTGAATCTGTCATCAGCGGTTCCCTCTCAAATTACCGGCTTTTCA
The window above is part of the Chitinophagales bacterium genome. Proteins encoded here:
- a CDS encoding S24/S26 family peptidase, whose protein sequence is MRKKGYKNIHELSRALGYSHSEKLQRLIRDPKNNPSFEIISDLTNRFEDLNANWLLTGKGKPFESFPTTSDQLVLEDSEKYETASQIYVLNAKAVSQWLTKQDNEFYKSFPSFTISEIIHRSGEYVMVQVADDFMKPTLNWNSWIICRKILPEEIVEKKIYVVLLRSKNQDTIIHRISFTGDDKKIVLEYDNAAYPPQKISVKEVIEIFIMEYYFTAEFEPKDQGLASSLQQLKKDIEKIKKDIRFKR
- a CDS encoding T9SS type A sorting domain-containing protein gives rise to the protein MSDIWVVKLNKRGNIEQSLTLGGSDYDEANCIQQTYDGGFVVCGGTSSTDGDIKKNRGLHDFWIVRLEPSVIDSADSADNKIIFRARKAESITENLLSIFPSITTGTFEINLQTSNTIHQVNIEIFNAFGQLVQSQLTTLTSGIIQTEITLDAALPRGLYFVKTRCAMRLVK
- a CDS encoding MarR family transcriptional regulator, coding for MTPNQLPVARLLWRNAHLYLGALNSKLDQLDIERYFSALIMIENEYPRSSQQEIADQLGVDKAAMVRILNYLTSHGYVIRESDKNDKRKHRIRLTEKAARRMKEIHGAVKELNEYCSSQVSKGDWGIFMNVLQQMYLNLKALPSRDLIINVRRKKVSKINSKQYS
- a CDS encoding TolC family protein, which codes for MLKNLLKHKLFVYLLVCFIWSGVNAQTIPYLSVDDAIVIGLRQNFQLIIDSNNVEASSIRNSPGNAGFLPQLNVNSNILYSDQTIKQQYSNGTELNHNNATTNTRNISAAVSWTLFDGGRMFATAKLLRLQEDQSRLISKDDIQNLMATIINAYYNVVQQKQLLVQIDSSLKYYDVQLITSQNLKLHGKGTQQQIFQSQIDRNTEEAQYYAQLNSLLDAKTNLNHLLQRSPDLDFEVGDSIPVTSGTADTTRQFLTEHNPFLLEASRNVNIQTAILQQNKSLYFPQLSVIGGYGFNNSSSSASFFLLNQNLGWNAGVTLGWNLFDGFRTRNLVEVSKINIENARINYEQAVSNTEASVSIAYHKYKTALQQMMVLKQNLQLAEENLRIALEEFKLYAITQIELQQAHRSYDDVSAAYITSLYAVKSAETNLQMLNGSLVQ
- a CDS encoding efflux RND transporter permease subunit — its product is MSLPTLSIHRPVLAIVMSLVIVIFGIIGFKSLGVREFPAIDPPMITVNTNYKGANAAVIESQITEPLEKAINGIQGIRSISSTSSQGSSIINVEFNLGADLETAANDVRDKVSQTVRVLPQDIDGLPSVTKADANADAILTLTVQSDTRNILDLSDYAENVIAERLQTIPGVSSIQIWGQKRYAMRLWLDPNKLAAYGLTLLDVQNALHKQNVDLPGGKIEGYHTELNVNTHGQLLSTNDFENLILKTNGTQTVKLTDVGHAELGAENEETILKQSGIPMVGLALVPQPGANYIDISNEFYKRMGQLKQELPKDLEVNVALDNTQFIRNSVSEVSETIAIALVLVILIIFLFFREWIIAFRPLIDIPVSLIGAFFIMWVMDFSINILTLLAIVLATGLVVDDGIVVTENIFKRIEKGMKPIEAAIEGSNEILFAVLSTSLTLVVVFMPVIFLEGFVGRLFREFGVVLAGAVVISAFVSLSLTPMLNAYLVKKSRKHSWFYRKTEPFFESMNSTYERILRSFLKMRWMALVITAVALAIAAGFFYYLPSELAPLDDRSYVRLSVTAPEGSSYESMEHYMDQVTQFINDSVSEKQILLTIVAPGFTGNSAVNSAAGRIGFVSPDQRSRTQDQISNYLQSKLGKLNNAKVFSVQQQTIQVGRSSGLPVQFVIQAPNFDKLKESVPKFLQAVQSNPIFQGTDVNLKFNKPQLDITIDRARAASLGVAVSDVAQTMQLAYSSLLFGYFEKNNNQYQVIGQVPRENRDQPVDLKSLYVRNNNGQLIQLDNVVDVKEESSPPAIYHYNRYVSATISAGLIPGKTIGDGIKEMNKISSQVLDKSYSTALTGPARDYAESSSNLAFTFMLALILVYLVLAAQFESFVDPLIIMFTVPLAVAGALLSLWYFNQTLNIFSEIGMIMLIGLVTKNGILIVEFANQLREKGLNKMNAIRQASVMRLRPIMMTTLATIFGALPIAAALGSGATSRMGMGIVVMGGLFISLVFTLLVIPAMYSYLSRTKKVVAPATVKHVEEPVEA
- a CDS encoding efflux RND transporter periplasmic adaptor subunit → MKRYRGLIWVVAIIIGLVLIKVLFLKSTTTDPASGPKKSAVQAVDALVVRPQVMNNIALVSGSLEANESVNLQPQLNGMITGIYFKEGDIVHKGDLLVKLNNANLQATLEKQKATLEVAQNNLAREEQLYKLNAVNEDEYNATSLSVKSAQADINFTKAELDNSEIRAPFNGVIGVRYVSSGAFVSTTTVIATLYQLNPIKVQFDLPEKFAPQIKVGTRLTFTIQGSTKQYSGKVYVINPGINTDTRTLTVRALCDNDGSLMPGSFANITLDLGTDPEAILIPTQALIPVLNGQQVYVARMDTAFSVPVQIGIRNDTAVQITSGLHPRDTVITSGILFLKNKMKVKLKKVQ